The Termitidicoccus mucosus DNA segment GCTTGCCGCAGAAACAGCATCCCGGTAGGAGGCAATGCGAGCCGCTTCTTTTCGCTCGCCGCGCGGGTCCCGGCGGCGGATGGTGCGGATTTCCGCCGCTTTGAGGCCGGCATATCGTTCGATGGTGACAAGTGCGTCGGACGCCTCGACCGCGCCATGTTGGCGGGTGTCTCCCGACAATATCAGTCGGCCGGCCGCAGCCGGACTTTCTGCACGAGGTCATGCATCTGCCGCGCTCCGACCTGTCCGGCTTCATCGAGGATGACGACGGCGCCGTCCGAATGCTTTGCACGCTCGCAAGCGTGTGCGCGTCAAGTCCGTCCTTGCATAAGTCCCGGACTTGCGAGGTCTGTGGCGCTAGGACGACCAGCGGTGCGGCCGTTTCCCGCACGGCCTTGGCGACGAAATTCAGCGTGTAGCTTTTCCCGGTTCCGCCGCGCCGCAAAGCGTGATGAAATCCCGGCTGTTCGCGATCAGGCGCACCGCTTCGCATTGCTCGGCATCGAGCGACGTCTTGGCGACGTCGAATTTTTTCAGCGGCGGCAGTCGGTTGCGCCCCAATTTTGCCGCGGTCAAAACCGACAGCTCATGCCGCAGTCCTTCACGCGAGGCGAGTTCGCCACCATCGGCACTTTCGGCGAAATTTTCGCGCGCCAGCGCGCTGCGGACCGATTCGATCTTGATGCCGGAACCGAATGTTTCGCGAAGTATCGCGGCCTCAAGTTCACTGCGTTTAACCACGCTTTTGCGCTCAAAGGTGAGATCATGGGCGACCTTCACGGCGCGCTCTAGCGCCGCGTTTTGGTCGAGCAACGGAGGTTGCGGCAGCGCCGACGGCGAGCGCGCTCCGCGGCGTTCATTTCCCGCAGCCAGTCCGCCCGCAACGTGTCGGCGTTCGCATCGCTGATTTTTCGCGCACGATGATCGTGCGCGATGCGATCGCGCAACGTGTAGAGGTTAACGCCGGCATCCTGGCGCGACATCTGTTCGTCAGCCATCGCCTCAATCTGAGCGCGGCGTTTGGAGAATTTTTCGATGAGTTCGCGCTGCACGGTTTCCAGCTCGTAGTGCTCGCCGTCATACCGCAGCCGGTAGCCAAGGCGGTTAAGCCCGGTCATTTTGCATCGTAAACCGCGCTCACGAGTTTTTGCGCACGATACATGTCGTGATTTTCGAGGGCCTTCCAGCGATCTTCGACGCCGTCAAAGGTCGCGTTAAAAATCACGGCATGGGTATGCAGGAGCGGATCGAGCGCACGACTGGTATCGTGGCAGAAAAGCGCGGCAACAAAGTTGCCGGTCGTGCGATGGCCCTGTTCGCCCTTCTTGCGCACTCGCGCCGCCGCGTATTTTTCCAACTCGGCCAGCGCGTCCACCGCCTCCTTATGCAACGCGACAAGCCGCTCGTCAAAACAGAGCGCCGCGAGGGAAATGCTCTTTGGCGGACGGAAGACGAAATCGAAAAAGACGCGCCGGTTTGATTGCTCCACGCCGTTGACGACGCGCGTGGTGTTTTTCGAGCGGTCAGGCGCTCGCCCGTTTCGGATGCAGGCCTTCGCAGAGGCGTAGAAACTCCGCTTCGCTCACGGCACCGCTCAGTCAAGCCGCTCCGCACCGTCTCCTATCCACTCGCCGGCGATAGTCTCTTTTTCGGTGTAATAGTCCCCATGCGCGAGGTGCTTTTGAAATATTCCTTCGCGTTGGTAAGATTCAGTTGGGTTTTGGCGTGACCATGAGCGGCAATGAGCCGCTTTAATGAAAATGGCAGTTCGCCATTTTGCAATACTGGACAGTTTACTCCTTATGCTGGCGCATAAGTAACGTGCTGCGCACGTCACAGAGGCCTAAACGGCGCTCAGACGCGCAAGACTCAGCTTGCGCGCCGGCTACAAAGCCGCGCGGCATAGGGGAAATTAGTCTTTTGGGCTATTAGCCCAATGTCTGATTTTCATCCCGATGAATCCAAACACCAAAGGCACAATCCCAAACCTCAGTTCCACAGGCGCCATCCAAGATGCCGCCCGTGTCAAAA contains these protein-coding regions:
- a CDS encoding relaxase domain-containing protein — protein: MTGLNRLGYRLRYDGEHYELETVQRELIEKFSKRRAQIEAMADEQMSRQDAGVNLYTLRDRIAHDHRARKISDANADTLRADWLREMNAAERARRRRCRNLRCSTKTRR
- the mobF gene encoding MobF family relaxase, with amino-acid sequence MRNGRAPDRSKNTTRVVNGVEQSNRRVFFDFVFRPPKSISLAALCFDERLVALHKEAVDALAELEKYAAARVRKKGEQGHRTTGNFVAALFCHDTSRALDPLLHTHAVIFNATFDGVEDRWKALENHDMYRAQKLVSAVYDAK